In a genomic window of Spodoptera frugiperda isolate SF20-4 chromosome 18, AGI-APGP_CSIRO_Sfru_2.0, whole genome shotgun sequence:
- the LOC118277780 gene encoding solute carrier family 22 member 13 has translation MDAELNTKYDTKDLKMEKMPEVKQDEPDKLVNAIGQFGKWQLMLWLLIASPIKISSAWQQLGIVFLAPPTSFMCVETNLTNIIEMNTCYSDCVGYNYYTDFENTIISQFELICEKAWLSNFTQTICMFGVLMGSIIFGFIADRYGRRPALLISCMLILVTSVGEAFCKVYWLFTAVRFFVGLATAGTMLCSFILMMEIIGPMKRELMNCLCALPMPVGQMLMPLFAYFLRSWDNFCLGVGIPHVLYLAYFFILPESPKWLISVGRLEEASKVMTQAAKWNNLPTDNMLDVAKSIASEKVTSNEPLRKATYLDLLKTKVLRINMLGSCIIWFVLGISYYGSNQYIGQTSSNVFITVLLAGVLQIPGILLSGFLCRYFGRKITMISFLIVCGGSNAFLVVPEDWFAVRVTMGAIGVGCASGAFATMYMYTTEMFPTVARNMAMGASSTVSRVGSMISPYVAGLTIFAAWLPPVAFAIVPIVGAITCYFLPETRGKALSDHLS, from the exons atggACGCAGAATTAAATACAAAGTACGACACGAAGGATCTCAAAATGGAGAAGATGCCTGAAGTGAAACAAGACGAACCAGACAAATTGGTGAACGCCATAGGACAGTTTGGGAAATGGCAACTGATGTTATGGCTGCTGATAGCTTCGCCAATAAAGATCTCATCAGCATGGCAGCAACTAGGGATAGTGTTCTTAGCACCGCCTACATCATTCATGTGTGTAGAAACGAATCTGACGAACATCATAGAAATGAACACGTGCTACAGTGATTGTGTCGGCTATAACTATTACACGGACTTTGAGAACACCATTATATCGCAATTCGAGCTGATCTGCGAGAAAGCTTGGTTGTCAAACTTCACGCAGACTATTTGCATGTTCGGTGTCCTGATGGGCAGTATCATCTTTGGATTTATAGCTGATCG GTATGGAAGACGTCCCGCGCTGCTAATTTCTTGCATGCTTATACTAGTAACATCAGTCGGGGAGGCGTTCTGTAAAGTTTATTGGTTATTCACTGCAGTCCGGTTCTTCGTAGGATTAGCAACTGCAGGCACTATGCTCTGTTCCTTCATCCTGATGATGGAAATCATCGGGCCAATGAAGAGAGAGCTCATGAACTGCCTCTGTGCACTACCAATGCCTGTCGGACAAATGCTGATGCCACTGTTCGCTTATTTCCTAAGATCATGGGATAACTTCTGCTTGGGCGTAGGAATTCCCCACGTATTGTACCTGGCATATTTCTTCATATTACCAGAATCTCCAAAGTGGTTAATTTCCGTGGGCAGGCTTGAGGAAGCGAGTAAAGTTATGACGCAAGCTGCTAAATG GAATAACCTTCCAACGGATAACATGCTAGACGTTGCCAAAAGTATAGCCAGTGAGAAGGTGACCTCCAACGAGCCCCTTAGGAAGGCCACATACTTAGACTTGCTGAAGACGAAAGTGCTGAGGATCAACATGTTGGGTTCCTGTATTATCTGGTTCGTGCTTGGTATCAGTTACTACGGCAGCAACCAGTACATTGGACAGACCAGTTCCAACGTTTTCATTACTGTTCTCTTGGCTGGAGTACTGCAG ATCCCTGGTATCTTGCTGAGTGGATTCCTCTGCCGGTACTTCGGAAGGAAGATCACAATGATCAGCTTCCTGATCGTGTGTGGGGGGAGCAATGCCTTCTTGGTGGTCCCTGAAGACTGGTTCGCCGTGAGAGTGACCATGGGTGCCATCGGTGTTGGATGTGCCTCGGGAGCTTTCGCTACCAT GTACATGTACACCACAGAAATGTTCCCTACGGTAGCCCGTAACATGGCTATGGGAGCCTCCTCCACCGTCTCCCGAGTCGGTTCCATGATATCCCCATACGTGGCTGGCTTGACCATCTTCGCTGCGTGGCTACCACCAGTAGCCTTCGCCATCGTTCCTATAGTTGGAGCAATCACTTGCTACTTCTTGCCCGAGACCAGAGGCAAGGCGTTATCAGATCATTTGTCTTAG